GGAGAGCGTGGCGAGCTGGCGGCCGGCGAAGCGCCGCAGGTCGAGCCGGTCCAGCACCTCGCCCGCGGCGGCCAGGTCGGCGGCGGACTCCCGGCCCAGCGGCGGGACGTAGGGGGTGCGGCCGAGCAGCACGTAGTCGAAGACGGCCATGCCGGCCGGCACGACCGGTGCCTGCGCGACGGTCGCCACGAGCCGGGCCCGCTGTCGCCGGGGCAGGCGGTCGGCGGGCGTACCAAACAAAGAGATGGACCCCATGAATGGCAGCAGGCCGCCGACGGCGCGCAACATGGTGGATTTTCCGGCGCCGTTTGGTCCGATGACCGCGACCCACTCGCCGGCGGCGACCGTGAGGTCGACGCCGTCCAGGATCGTGGCGCCACCCAGGGTGACCCGCACGTCGAGCGCCTCGACCGCGCTCACAGCGCCTCCGGGTTCGCTCGCTCGTGCGGCGCTGAAGGCGACGTCTTCCTCCGCCACCCCGAAACCCCGACTACGTCGGCGGGGCGGCTCCGTCCAGACGCCGCCGCGCCAACTCGCTCCCTCACAGCGTGACCCGCTTGGTGGTGCGCAGGACGAGCACGAAGAACGGTGCGCCGAAGAACGCGGTGACCACGCCGATCGGGATCTCCGCCGGGCTGGCGACGGTGCGCGCGACAAGGTCGGTGAACGCGAGGAACGCGGCGCCGAAAAGCACCGACAGCGGCAGGATCACGCGGTAGCTGGAGCCGGCGAGCAGGCGCACGGTGTGCGGCACGATGATGCCGACGAACCCGATCAGGCCGGACACCGACACGGCCGCGGCGGTGCCGAGGCTGGCGGCGGCGAGCAGGATGTACCGCGAGCGCTGCGGATGCAGGCCCAGGCTGCTCGCCTCGTCGTCGCCGACCGACAGCACGTCGAGCTCGCGGCGGAAGAGCAGCAGGACGGCGCCGGTCACCACGGCGTACGGGAGGATGACCAGCACGTCGTGCCACCCCGCCGTGGCCAGCCGCCCCAGCAGCCACGAGTAGACCTCGCGGATGGCGTCGACGTTGCGCTGCATGAGGTACGTCTGGCCGGCGGCGAGGAAGGCGGAGACCGCCACACCGGCGAGGATCAGCGTGGCCGGTGAGCGGTCACGGCCGCCCGAGACGCCGAGCAGGTACGTGAGCGCGACCGCGCCCACCGCGCCGATGAACGCGGCCACCGGCGTGGTGAGCGGCAGGCCCGAGGTGACGTCGCCGCCCGCCGAGCCGGTGCCGATCCGCAGCGCGATGACCGCGGTCACCGCGAGGCCGGCACCGGCCGCGACGCCGAGCAGGTGCGGGTCGGCCAGCGGGTTGCGAAAGACGCCCTGGTAGCAGCCGCCGGCGAGGGCGAGCATCGCGCCCACGAGCAGCGCGAGCACCACGCGCGGCAGCCGGATCTGCGTGACGATCGCGATCTCGCGCTCGTCCAGCCCGCTGTGAATGTCCACGCCCGGTATGAGGTTGAGCACCTCGGCCGCCACGCTGCCCGGCGGCAGGTTGACCGGGCCGAACGCCAGGCCGGCCAGGGCCGCGACGACGACGGAGACGACGCCCGCGGTGACCCAGCCGGCCCTTGCTTTGGCACTCGTCACGCGGGGACCTTGGCTACCGCTTCCGTGATCGCTCTCACGAGGTCGACGACCCGCGGCCCCAGCGGGAGGCGATGTCGTCGTCGAGCTGGATCACGTTGCCGCTCTTGACCGCGGTGATGTTCGCCCACCCGGTGCGCGCCTTCACCGTCTCCAGCGACTGCTGGCAGCACTTGGTGTCGGCGAGGAAGATCAGATCGGGGTCCGACTTGACCAGCGACTCGGCCGACAGCTGCGGGTAGCCGCCCTTCTTGCCGTCCGCGTCCGCGGGGTCGGCCACGTTTTCCAGGCCCGCGAGGGCGAAGAGCGCGCCGATGAACGTCTTGCTGGTGACCGAGTAGAGGGTGGGGTCGAGCTCGTAGTAGTACGTGAGCTTGGTCTGCCGCTGCGGCACGTCCTTGACCAGCTTGGCGATGTCGTCCTTCATCCGCTGCACGGTGCCGGCCGCCTCGCCGGCGTGCCCGGTCAGCGCGCCGAGCTCGTTGAGCTGCTTGTACGAGTCGTCGAGCGTGACGGCGCTGGCCGCCATGTACACCGGGATCTTCAGCGTGGTGAGCTGGTCGACCACCTTGTTGGTGTCGTTGGAGAGCACGACGAGGTCAGGCGCCTTGGCCGCGATGGCCTCCGCGTTGGGCTGGAATCCGGACAGGTCCGACTTGGGAGCGTCGGGCGGGAAGTTCGAGTTGTCGTCCACCGCGGTCACCTGCGCCCCCGCCCCGATCGCGAAGAGCATCTCGGTGGCGCTGGGCGAGAGCGACACGATCTTTTCGGGCCGCTTGTCGAGCGTGAGGTTGCCCACGGTGACGGGATAGGTGGCCGCCGCCGGGCCGCTCGTCGCGGCGCCGCTCGGCTCGTCGTTGTCGCTCGCGCAGCCGCTGATCGCGAGCGCGACCGCGGCGGCAACGGCGGTGAGCTGCCTCTTGAACGGCCGTCTGACGGTGCGCGCACCACCGCGTGTCATCACTGAGCCCGATGGTTCGCTCGCTAACTCATTCACTGGTCCTCCTGTCGGTCGAGGATCTGGTGCTTCGCCGACAGGAGAGGGGGTTGCCGCTCCGTCCGCGAGGCGCCCTTCCTCGAGAGCGCTGGTTCGCGACCGTCCGCAGGCGACCTGGCTAGTCCGCCCGGTTTGCACCGGTACGGCATCACAGTTGCGGGACAGCTCCGGTTTGGGACACCGGATTCGCTGCGGCCGATCGCCTGCACGGTACCTCAGCGTGGACCCGGAGTTACCCGCCGAGGGCGCAGCGCAGGCGATCGGGGGCGGGTTGCCGCCCGCCCCCGACCTGTGGGTACTACGCGGATGTGATCGTGACGTTGTCGACCGCGGCCTCGACGAGGCTGGCCGTGGAGGCGTCCGTGGCCTCGACAAGGATGCTGATCGACTGGCCGGCGTACGGCGTCAGGTTTGCCGTGGCAGTCGCCCACGCGCCGTTGCGGTTGCTAGCCGCGCCCGCCTGGGTGAGGACCGCCGTCGTGCCGCCCGCGTGCACCACGCTGACCCGGAAGAAGTCGGCGGACGAGGAGTTCGAGCCGTGCGCCAGGTACCACGCGAACGACAACGACAGCGTGCCGCTCGCCGGGAGCGTCACCGCCGGCGAGCGGGCGCTGGTCAGGCCGCCGTCGACGTCATGGTCGCCGGCACTGGCACCGGCCAGCGGGCCGGTCACCAGGTCGTTGCTGCCGGCGAAGGGTACGAGCTGCTTCGCGCCGCTGGAGGTGGTGGCCTGTGCGGCGCCCCGCGCCCACTGGCCCAGCGTCGCCGCGTCGGTGCCGGACGGGTTGACCGTCCACCCGGTGTTGGTCTCGAAGGTGTCCGACCACACGGTCGTACCACCGCCGGTGCCGCAGTACTGGGCCTGCTTGCCGGTCGCCCGGTACGGGCAGTCGGCGTACTCGCTCAGGATCAGCACCGCCTCGCGGTTGCGCGACGTCTGTGCGGGGATGACCTCGTCAGGCGGGTAGAAGCCGCCGCCGCCGGACGAGCCGGGGTACATCTCGAACGTGTACGCCCAGATGCCGTGCTGCCCCCACATCCAGTCGATGCTGTCGCCGTCGGTGATGTAGAGGTCAGAGGACTGCTCCGGCGTGTACCCGTTGGTGGCCGCCATCTGCTGCCCGATCGTGCGGAAGACCGCTTCCTGGTCGGCGTTGAGGCCGGGCGCCGTGTTCGCCGTCGTGTAGCCGAAGGGCCAGAGCACGAGCTGCGAGTACGTGTGGAAGTCGATGTTGGCCTTGATCTGCTGCACGCCGCCGACCACGCGGCTGTTGACGAAGTCGCGCAGCCGCTGGGTCTCCGGTGCGGAGAAGGCGGACGGGCCGCGGTACGTCTCGGAGCCGGTCGAGCTGGACGAGCCGCCGCAGCAGCCCCAGTTGTACGCCCAGTTGCGGTTGAGGTCGGTGCCCACATTGGACGATCCCGAGTTGGGCTGGCGGTTCTTGCGCCAGGAGCGGTACGCGCCGGTGGCGACGTCGTACTCGCTGCCGTCCGGGTTGACCGTCGGCACGATCCAGATCTCGCGGCTGTTGACGACGTTGGTGACGCGCGAGTCTGAGCCGTAGCTGTCCGTGAAGAGGTTCAGCAGGTAGATCGCCATCTCCACGGTCAGGTGCTCGCGGGCGTGCTGCTGCGAGTTGAAGAGGATCTCCGGCTCCGACTCGTCGGTGGCCACGTTGTCGGAGATCTTGACGGCCATGATGTCGCGGCCCTCGTACGAGTTGCCGAGCGAGATCCGGCGAGCGATGGACGGGTGGTCGGCCACGACCTGGTTGACCACCGCGTTGAGCTCGGCGTAGTTGTGGTACGCCGAGTCGGCGGGCGGGAAGTCGAACGTGGTCACGCCGCCGGGCGCCTCGGCCGGCACCAGCACGACCTGGAAGCCGAGCTTGCGGATCGCCAGCACCTCGGACTTGATCGCCGAGACGTAGATCTTCCCGTGCTCGATGTAGTCGATCGCCGCGCCGGTACGGGCGATGGCGTCACGGTCCGCGAACGTGCGCGGGCCGATCACCGTGTACTGCGCCGCGACCTCGGCCGCTGCCGTGGGACCGGGATCTGGCTTGGCGGCGCCGGGGCTCGTGGTGATCAGCATCAGCCCGGCGGCGACGGCCGCGCTGAAGATGATCGCCCGGCGGGGCTTCAGACGGGTGGACATCAACGACCTCCTGGGGTGGGGAGATCCCATGTGTACTGAAGAGAACTGCACCACATCCGGGGCCGCGGACCGTCATGCCAATGTGGTCGTCCTGTCGACAAAGATTTTCTTCGGGACAGGATCTGGCGAAACTTCCCTTCAAACGGGATAGTGACGGGCATGGTCAGAACCACCGCCGTAGCCGTCACGGCCCTCGCGCTGCTTGGCCCCGCGGCACCGGCCGTCGCCGCCCCCTCGGCCTCGGCCACCACCGGAGGAGCCATCAGCCACGACGAGCAGATCACCTTCCAGCGCTGGTCCACCTACCAGGACTGGCGCCGCGGCACGCACGAGGGCACCGTGGCCCTGCCGGGCGTGCGCACGGGCATCACGATCGGCCGGCCAGCCGGCACCGTCGACTACACGGACCCGCACACGGGGACGACGAAGACCTGGTCGTACGCGACCTGGACATCGCCGGTGCGCGGGGTCGGCTTCGACGCCAGCGAGCTGGTCGCCTCCTGGAACGCGGACACGCCGGCCGGCACCTGGGTCCAGATCGAGATGCAAGGGACGTACAACACCGGCGACCACACCCCGTGGTACGTGATGGGTCGCTGGGCCTCGGGCGACCAGGACATCCGCCGTACGAGTGTCAACCGGCAGGGTGACCCGTGGTCCACGATCTGGACCGACACCTTCTCGATCGACGACGTGGCCGGCGGCGTGCTGCTGCGCGACTACCAGCTGCGCGTCACCCTCTACCGCGAGCCCGGCCAGTGGCGCTCGCCGCGGGTGTGGATGGTGGGCGCGATGAGCTCGCTCGTGCCCGACCGCTTCACGGTGCCGCTCAGCAAGGGACGCATCGCGTGGGGTCGCGAGCTGTCCGTGCCGCGCTACTCGCAGAACATCCACGAGGGCCACTACCCCGAGTACGACGGCGGCGGTGAGGCGTGGTGCTCGCCCACGTCCACCGAGATGGTCGTGGAGTACTGGGGACGGCGTCCGTCCGATGAGGACACCGCCTGGGTCGACCCGACGTACCCCGACCCGACGGTCAACCACGCGGCCCGGATGGTCTACGACTACACGTACGACGGCGCCGGCAACTGGCCGTTCAACACGGCGTACGCGGCGTCGTTCCCCGGCCTCGACGCCTTCGTCACCCGGCTGCACTCGCTGGACGACGTGGAGCGGCTCATCCGTGCCGGGATACCGGTGATCACGAGCCAGTCATTCCTCGCCAGCGAGCTGGACGGGGCCAACTACGGCACCTCGGGCCACCTCTTCGTAGTGGTGGGATTCACAGCCGAGGGAGACGTGGTCGTCAACGACCCGGCCTCGTCGTCGAACGACGCGGTGCGCAACGTCTACCCCCGCGAGCAGTTCGAGACCGTGTGGCTGCGTACCAAGCGCATCAACGCATCCGGCGGTGTCTCCGGCGGGTCGGGCGGCATCGCGTACCTGATCAAGCCCTGGTGGAAACCCTGGCCGCAGGCGGCGGGCCTGCCGGTGTAGGGGCGGCGTGGGCCCGCCGCCGGTTGGCGGTGGGCCCCCGTCCGGGTGTATTCGGTTGACCATGACCGACGTCTTTCCCCCAGACACCCACGCCGACCTTCTGGAACGTCCCCTCTTCGCCCACCTGGCCACCGTCCGGCCCGACGGCTCACCGCAGAGCAGCGTCATGTGGTTCGAGTGGGACGGCAAGCGGATCCGGATGACGCACACGAAGACGCGCCAGAAGTTTCAGAACCTCGCCCGCGAGCCGCGGGTCGCGCTCTCCGTCACCGACCCGCAGGACGGGTACCGCTTCCTCGAGGTACGCGGCGTTGTCGAATCGATCGAGGACGACGACGCCGAGGCGTCCTTCTACAAGTCGCTCCAGCACCGGTACGGGATGGACTACCCGATCCCGGACGCGCCGGTGCGCGTGGTCATGACAATCCGGCCGACGTCGTTCGTCGCCGTGACCGGCGGCGGCGTGGTCGCCCGGGTGCCTTAGCCGTCCCGCTTCGTCTCGTCATCTCCAGCCAGGGCGGCGCGCAGGCGGTCTTTCTCCGTCTTGCGCCGCTCTGCCGACGAGGCCATCTGGTTGGCCACCTGCTCGCGCAGCCCGCGGAGCAGGATGAACGAGAAACCGGCCGACGCCACCAGCGCGATCGCCAGCTTGATGAAGATGTCGAGGTCGATTGGGAGCATCGCGGCGAAGACCGCGGCGAACAGTCCGACGCGAGCCAGGGTGTACTTGATTACCGGGCTCATGCCTAATTCCTTACCCCGTCCGGTGGGCCAGCCACCGGATGCCGTAGAACCAGATCAGCGAGTACGCCAACGCGAACCCCGCCGCCGCGACCGCGCCGGACCAGAGCGGTCCCGCCTCGTTGAGCAGGCCGGCGATCAGCAGCCCGAAGGTGACCGAGACGGCCGCGCCCACCAGCGCGACGACCACTCGGGCGGCGCCGAACGACCAGGCCCGGAACTCCTCGACGAACGCCCACGCCGGCAGGATCACGGCCAGCCAGCCGGAGGCGCCGCCGAAGTCGCCGAAGCCGAGCAGCGAGAAGCCGACATCGAGGACGAGCAGCGCGAGCACGCCGATGACCAAGCCGGCCAGGACGAGGCCCAGCAAGTCGGTCACGGCGAGGATCCGCCCGTCGTCGTCGCGCCGGGGAAAGGTGCTCTGCGCCTCAGTCATGACCCATTGAGGGTACTGCCGGCGGGGTGAGCCGCTGCTCTCAGGCCCACACCTGCTGAGGGGTGGCTCGGCGCTCGGCCAGCGGCACCGGCGGGTCGTACTCGCGGACCACGTTGTCGTCCGCGTCCCGCTCCACCGGGCGGAAGCCGGCGTCCCAGATCAGGTGGACGATCTCGTCGCGGTCGGCGTCCGGCGGGGCGACGAGGTCGTCGACCCCGAAGTTGAGGGCGAGCTGGGCGAGCGCCGGCGTGTGGTCGGCCGTCGAGCAGCTCACGTGGCGAGGACCGATGATCCCCAGGCGGGTGACCGCGAACCGGCGGAGCACCTCGGCGGGAGCCGCCGCTTCTGTCACCCTGTCAGAAACCTGACTGGCGCCGATCAGGAAGGTAACGCGGTCCCCGTGGTGGGCGGCCCGGCGGTCGTTGGCGAGCCGACCGAGCCACGCGAGCTCATCGCAGGCGGCCAATTCCTCGCTGTCCCGGCCCGTGAGCCGGTCACCTGCGTAAACACGCTCTTCGATCTCTCGCCTGCGCGCCTTGTCCATGGGTTTGAGCGTAGTCACCCCTTACGTAAACCAGCTCTCAGGTACCCGTTACCTGCTCTCCGATCGACATCGTTGCTCCGGTGCGGTAGGACAGAATGGGACGCGAGTGGCGGGGAGAGACGCATATGGCGAAGCGCAAGGGCAGGCATCAGGCGCGCCCGGCCGGGGTCATCAGCCCGGTCCTGCGGCCGCTGGCCTGGTCCGCGATGCTGGGCGCCGCCGCGGCCGCCGCCTTGGCCTCGCCGGTCTACGCCGAGCCCACACCCAACACGATCCCCGACGCCGGCTCCCGGCCGCTGCCCGCCGGCTCGGTGCAGCTGCCCGGCGCGACGGTCCCGCCCACCTCCGGGACGTACACGCCGCCCACCTCGTCGACGACCGGCCCGCTGGCCACGCAGATCTACAACGCCGAGGTCGAGATCGGCCTGCTCAGCGAAGACCTGCTGAAAAAGCGGGAGGAGCAGGCGCAGGCGCGCACCGACCTGGCCATCGCCCACCGCCAGCTCGACGAGGCGCGCGCCGCGGTCGTCAAGGCCGAGGGCGATGCCGAGAGCGCGGCTGCCCAGGCGATCAAGGAGGCGGCCGAGCTGCCGCCCGGCGCGTTCGGCTCCGACCTGCACGGGCTGAGCGAGCTGTCCCGCATCCAGCGCGGCGAGTCGTCCACCGCCAAGAGCGACGCGGCCGAGCACGAGGTGGCCAGGGCGAAGGACGCGGAGCGGGTCGCCCAGGAGGCGTACAACACGGCGCTGGCCAAGGAGCAGACGCTCGCCGGGCAGTTCAACACGATCGAGGCGTCGCTCAAGACCAAGGAAGCGGCGCTCACCGAGGTCAAGGAGCGCAATTCCGCGCAGCTCGCGGTCATCGAGCGGGAGCGCGAGGCGCAGGAGGCCAAGCTCGGTGAAGACTTCCTCGACGCCGACAACATCTCCGGGCTGGCAGCCGACCCCCGCGCGATCAAGGCGGTCAACTTCGCGCTCGGTGAGCTGGGTAAGCCGTACGTGTGGGGCGCCGAGGGTCCCAACTCGTACGACTGCTCCGGTCTGATGTGGGCCTCTTACCGCAGCGTCGGCTACCAGCTGCCCCGCGTCTCCCGCGACCAGTACGCGGGCACCCGCTCGCGGATCGTCTCCACCAGCGCCATGCTCCCCGGTGACCTGGTCTTCTTCAGCTCCAACGGCACGGCGAGCGGCATCCACCACGTCGGTATGTACATCGGCGGCGGCAAGATGGTCCACGCGCCCAACAGCCGGGAAAAGGTCAAGGTCTCCACGGTCTGGTACTCGCGGCTGTTCGCCGCCACCCGGATCTACGGCGCGGTCTCGGCCCCGGTGACGCCGCCGACGAGCACCCCGCCGACCACGCCGCCCGCGACCACCAAGCCGCCGACGACCCCGCCGGCCACCACCAAGCCACCCACCACGCCGCCGGCCACCACCAAGCCGCCGACCACCCCGCCCACGACGCCACCCACCACCCCGCCGACGACGCCACCCACCACGCCGCCGAGCACACCGACGCCGACGCCCAACCCGCCGGACCCCACCGACGAGCCGACGACCAACCCGCCGGCGACGAGCACCAACAGCGCCGCGCCGGCGACCTCTGAGGCAGGTGCCGAGGCGTCCGCTTCATCCAGTTCGTCCGGTGGGGCAACCGCGGGTGGCTGACGGCCCGTCCGCATAGTGGACGGTGTGCGCCGTGCGAAGTGGACAGCGGGGCAGGTAGGCGCCCACAACCCGACTCCGGGTGTCCGGGCGCCGGGCGATGTGGCACGGTAAACCTGAAGGACGCTCCGGTCCGGCCGTCACCGGTCCGTTGCGGCGGGGGAGCGGGAGGCGATGATGGACGAGCGACAAGATCCGCCGGCCGCCGGAACGACCGGCGAGCCGACCGGGCTCGCGGCTGAGCTGCCGCCACTACCTCCGCCCCCACCGGTAGGCACAACGCTTCCCGAGCCGCCCCTGGAGGCCCTCCCGGAGGCCTACGAGATGCCGCCACCCCCACCCGACGGCGCCCTCTGGCCCGGCTTCACCCCAACCTCCGCGCCGCCCGCGCCCATGTCCGCACCGCCCGCCGTGGCCTCAGCGCCACCCGCACCGGCTTGGACGCCACCGCCAGCTCCGCCTTCGGCGCCGCCCGCTGTGGCCTCAGCGCCGCCAGCTCCGACTTCCGCACCGCCCGCACCTTCTTCGGCACCGCCCGACGTGGCTTCAGCGCCACCCGCACCGGCCTGGGCACCGCCGCCAGCTCCGACCTCGGCGCCGCCCGCGCCTGTTTCGTCTTCGGCGCCGCCCGCTCCGGGTCCGGCGTCCGCGTCGGTGAGCGCACCGCCGGTCTCGGGCGCTTCGGCTGTCTGGCCGCGCCCCATGGAGGCGAGCCCGCCGCCGCCCGCACCCGCCGCCGCCTCGCCGACGCCGATCGTCCCGGCGTGGAGCAACCCGACACCCAGCAAGCCACCCGAGGCGGTATCGCGCCCAAGGCCGGGCGTCGTAGGCCGCGCGTCGGTATCGGGCTCCGCCGCTCCCAACCCGGCGGACCTCGCCGCCTTGCCGGCACCGCCCGCCGCCGGCCGCACCTACCGGGCCGGCGAGAGGAGCACCCCACCGGCCGCACCGAGCTCGCACCAGTCCGTGGCGCCGGCCTCCGCTCCGCCGGCACCCGTTTCGGCCGTTCCCGCCTCTGGCGCGCCCGCCTCGTCGCCCCCGGCCTCGAACTTCGGGACACCGGCGGCGACCTCCCCGACCTTCGGGACGCCAGCGCCCACGTCGGGACCGCCCGCGTCCGGCTTCGGAACGCCCCCGCCTGCCTCCCCGGCCCTGGGGACACCAGCGCCCGCCGGGTCCACCTATGGGACACCGGTGCCCACCTCGGCGCCGCCCGCGACCGCCATCGGAACGCCTGCGCCGGCCTCGACGCCGCCGGCATCCGGGTCGGCACCGCCGGCATCCGGGTCTGTGCCACCGGCGGCCGGGTCGTCACCGGGGTTGCCGGTGCCGGTGAAGGCTCCCATCCCTGGCCCACCCCTGGAGCGCCGCCAGCCGAAGAGGCCGCCGCAGACCGACTCGCCGTGGTCCGCGTTCGAGGTGCCGTGGCGCGAGTCGGCCGCTGCCGGCGCGTCCGGCGCTCCAGGTCCATCCGGCGCTTCGTCCGGCACCCCGGGCGCGTCTGGGCTTTCGGGCACCACGCCTGAGGAGCGCGAGCCGGCGCCGCCGCTGCGGGAGACCCCTGCGTATTCGATGCCGTCCGCGACGCCCACGCCACCTGGCGGTGCGCTTTCACCGCCGGCCCCTCCTGCCGCGCTGGAGCAGCAGGAGGAGGCATCAGGCGGGCCGGAGTACCTGGTGCCGCCGCAGCGTTCGGCGCCGCGCGGTGACGCTCTGATCTCGGCGATCGGTGCGCGCGCACGGGCGAGCGTGCCCGGTGTGGGCCAGGTCTCGGCCGAGGAGGTGGCGGTCGCCGCACAGCCTTCCGCCGGCCGCGCCCGCGTCTACCGGGCCGGCGCACCCGACCCCGAGCCGCCGGAGCCCGTCGAGCCGCCGCCCGGTCCGCCGGAGCCTGAGCCACCGGGGCCAGGGCCGGTGCCCAACCCGTTCCCGACGCCGGAGCCGGTGCCGCCGGTGCCGATCCCGCCCGGACCCGGGCCTGGACCAGGGCCGTTGCCGGGACCGCAGCCGCCGGAGCCACCGCTGCCGTTTCCGCCGCCACCGCCGGTGATGTCGGCGCCGAATGCGCCTGCCCGCGGTGCCGCCACGCCGTTCACTCCTCGTGGGACCGCGACCCCGCCGGCACCGCCTGCCGCGCGGCCGGCATCCGGTCCGCCGGCTTCAGCGCCACCCCAC
The window above is part of the Phytohabitans houttuyneae genome. Proteins encoded here:
- a CDS encoding ABC transporter ATP-binding protein, whose translation is MSAVEALDVRVTLGGATILDGVDLTVAAGEWVAVIGPNGAGKSTMLRAVGGLLPFMGSISLFGTPADRLPRRQRARLVATVAQAPVVPAGMAVFDYVLLGRTPYVPPLGRESAADLAAAGEVLDRLDLRRFAGRQLATLSGGERQRVFLARALAQGAPLLLLDEPTTALDIGHQQEVLDLVDELRRDRGLTVLATMHDLSIAGEYADRMVLLASGRVAASGAPRDVLTEELLAAHYGARVRVIDGDHGPLVVPVRSTASGA
- a CDS encoding FecCD family ABC transporter permease, with translation MTSAKARAGWVTAGVVSVVVAALAGLAFGPVNLPPGSVAAEVLNLIPGVDIHSGLDEREIAIVTQIRLPRVVLALLVGAMLALAGGCYQGVFRNPLADPHLLGVAAGAGLAVTAVIALRIGTGSAGGDVTSGLPLTTPVAAFIGAVGAVALTYLLGVSGGRDRSPATLILAGVAVSAFLAAGQTYLMQRNVDAIREVYSWLLGRLATAGWHDVLVILPYAVVTGAVLLLFRRELDVLSVGDDEASSLGLHPQRSRYILLAAASLGTAAAVSVSGLIGFVGIIVPHTVRLLAGSSYRVILPLSVLFGAAFLAFTDLVARTVASPAEIPIGVVTAFFGAPFFVLVLRTTKRVTL
- a CDS encoding M14 family metallopeptidase — its product is MLITTSPGAAKPDPGPTAAAEVAAQYTVIGPRTFADRDAIARTGAAIDYIEHGKIYVSAIKSEVLAIRKLGFQVVLVPAEAPGGVTTFDFPPADSAYHNYAELNAVVNQVVADHPSIARRISLGNSYEGRDIMAVKISDNVATDESEPEILFNSQQHAREHLTVEMAIYLLNLFTDSYGSDSRVTNVVNSREIWIVPTVNPDGSEYDVATGAYRSWRKNRQPNSGSSNVGTDLNRNWAYNWGCCGGSSSSTGSETYRGPSAFSAPETQRLRDFVNSRVVGGVQQIKANIDFHTYSQLVLWPFGYTTANTAPGLNADQEAVFRTIGQQMAATNGYTPEQSSDLYITDGDSIDWMWGQHGIWAYTFEMYPGSSGGGGFYPPDEVIPAQTSRNREAVLILSEYADCPYRATGKQAQYCGTGGGTTVWSDTFETNTGWTVNPSGTDAATLGQWARGAAQATTSSGAKQLVPFAGSNDLVTGPLAGASAGDHDVDGGLTSARSPAVTLPASGTLSLSFAWYLAHGSNSSSADFFRVSVVHAGGTTAVLTQAGAASNRNGAWATATANLTPYAGQSISILVEATDASTASLVEAAVDNVTITSA
- a CDS encoding C39 family peptidase is translated as MVRTTAVAVTALALLGPAAPAVAAPSASATTGGAISHDEQITFQRWSTYQDWRRGTHEGTVALPGVRTGITIGRPAGTVDYTDPHTGTTKTWSYATWTSPVRGVGFDASELVASWNADTPAGTWVQIEMQGTYNTGDHTPWYVMGRWASGDQDIRRTSVNRQGDPWSTIWTDTFSIDDVAGGVLLRDYQLRVTLYREPGQWRSPRVWMVGAMSSLVPDRFTVPLSKGRIAWGRELSVPRYSQNIHEGHYPEYDGGGEAWCSPTSTEMVVEYWGRRPSDEDTAWVDPTYPDPTVNHAARMVYDYTYDGAGNWPFNTAYAASFPGLDAFVTRLHSLDDVERLIRAGIPVITSQSFLASELDGANYGTSGHLFVVVGFTAEGDVVVNDPASSSNDAVRNVYPREQFETVWLRTKRINASGGVSGGSGGIAYLIKPWWKPWPQAAGLPV
- a CDS encoding PPOX class F420-dependent oxidoreductase, which produces MTDVFPPDTHADLLERPLFAHLATVRPDGSPQSSVMWFEWDGKRIRMTHTKTRQKFQNLAREPRVALSVTDPQDGYRFLEVRGVVESIEDDDAEASFYKSLQHRYGMDYPIPDAPVRVVMTIRPTSFVAVTGGGVVARVP
- a CDS encoding DUF4229 domain-containing protein, translated to MSPVIKYTLARVGLFAAVFAAMLPIDLDIFIKLAIALVASAGFSFILLRGLREQVANQMASSAERRKTEKDRLRAALAGDDETKRDG
- a CDS encoding C40 family peptidase; amino-acid sequence: MAKRKGRHQARPAGVISPVLRPLAWSAMLGAAAAAALASPVYAEPTPNTIPDAGSRPLPAGSVQLPGATVPPTSGTYTPPTSSTTGPLATQIYNAEVEIGLLSEDLLKKREEQAQARTDLAIAHRQLDEARAAVVKAEGDAESAAAQAIKEAAELPPGAFGSDLHGLSELSRIQRGESSTAKSDAAEHEVARAKDAERVAQEAYNTALAKEQTLAGQFNTIEASLKTKEAALTEVKERNSAQLAVIEREREAQEAKLGEDFLDADNISGLAADPRAIKAVNFALGELGKPYVWGAEGPNSYDCSGLMWASYRSVGYQLPRVSRDQYAGTRSRIVSTSAMLPGDLVFFSSNGTASGIHHVGMYIGGGKMVHAPNSREKVKVSTVWYSRLFAATRIYGAVSAPVTPPTSTPPTTPPATTKPPTTPPATTKPPTTPPATTKPPTTPPTTPPTTPPTTPPTTPPSTPTPTPNPPDPTDEPTTNPPATSTNSAAPATSEAGAEASASSSSSGGATAGG